Below is a window of Myxococcales bacterium DNA.
TCCTTTGGTGACCCTGAGCGACGTTCGCGCCGAAATGCACCATGTGCAGGAACACGTGGTCGACGGGGAGATGCCGCCCTCGGCGCCCTTCCCGACGGCCGCCGAAAGGCAGGATTTGAGCGACTGGATCGACGCCGGCGCGCCCTACGATGAAAACGATCCCGGGGTCGGCGGCGACGACGAGGATGACGACGGGGAGGATGACGGCGACTGACCGGCTGACCTTCTCGACGGCCGACTTTTCAGGTTATTCCGGGCGGTTTTTCACCGCCCTTTTTCTTTTTTCCTTCCTGAAATACATTGAACCGGTTTCTCTGGCCCGGGGTCTTTACAGCGCCAACTTCTTTTGGCGGATACGAAGACCATATCCATAGTTGTGAATCAGGAGGCGAAGACCATGATCGCGGTCAAGAACCTGACCAAACGTTATGGGGAGGTTGTGGCGGTCGACGACATCTCCTTCCAGATTTCGAAGGGCGAGGTCGTCGGTTTTCTGGGCCCGAACGGCGCCGGAAAAACCACCACCATGCGGATGATCACCGGCTATCTGGGCGCCGACGGCGGCTCGGTCGAGATCGACGGCAAACCGTTTCACGACGATCCCGCCGCCGCGAAGAGCAAAATCGGTTACCTGCCCGAGAACAATCCGCTCTACGACGACATGACCGTGCTCGAATACCTCGATTTCGTCGCCGAGATGCGCGGCATGAAGCCCGCCAAACGGGCGTCGGCCGTGCAGCGGAACGTGAAGACCTACGGCCTGACCGAAATGGCGGCGAAGGATATCGGCGAATTGTCGAAAGGCTACCGGCAGCGCGTCGGCCTGGCGCAAGCCTCGCTGGCCGATCCGCCGATCATGATCCTCGACGAGCCGACCAGCGGCCTGGACCCCAACCAGATCATCGAAATCCGCAACCTGATTCGCGAAATCGGCAAAACGAAAACCGTCATTCTCTCCACCCACAACCTCGGCGAGGTGGAGGCGACCTGCTCCCGCGTACTAATCATCAGCGGCGGCAAGCTGATCGCCGACGACACCCCGGAAGCGCTGGAAAGCCGGGTCACGGTGGCGCTGCTCTACGCGCGGCTCAAGGGCGACGGCGACCTGGCGGCCGGATTGCAAGCGCTGCCCGGAGTCGCCGGCGTCGAGGAGCGGGAGCGCGACGGCGACTGGCGGATTTTCGCGCTGAAGGTCGATCCGCGCGGCGAAGTGGCCGAACGGGTCTTCGATCTTTGCGTCGCCAACCGCTGGAAGCTGTCGGAGCTGCGCAAGGAATCGACGTCCCTGGAAAACGTCTTCACGCAGATGACACGGAGGTAGAAACGCCATGGCACGCATTTGGGCGCTCTACAAAAAGGAAGTCCGCACCTACTTCAACTCGCCGATCGCCTACATCGTGTTGACGGTGTTGCTGATCGGCGTCGGCTACTTCTTTTTCCAGACGTTCTTCGCCGGCGAACAGGCGACGCTCCGCTTCTTCTTCCGCGTCGCCGCCTGGTCGTTCCTGCTCTTCGGCCCCGCGGTCACGATGAAGCTGCTGGCCGAGGAAAAGAAGACCGGCGCCATCGAACCGCTGCTGACCCTGCCGCTCCGCGAATGGGAAGTCGTGCTCGGCAAGTTCTTCGCCGGCTGGACCCTGCTGGCGATCTACCTGTTGATCACCCTGGTCTATCCGATCAGCATCGCCTTTATCGGCAAGCTCGATTTCGGCCCGCTGGCCGGCGGCTACCTGGGCCTGTTTTTCCTCGGCGGCACGTTCGTGGCCCTGGGCATGTTCGCCTCGGCCATCTCGCGCAATCAGGTCATCAGCCTAATCGTCGCCTTCGTCATCGCCATGATGCTGTTCGTCATGGATTTGCTGCTGCCCTTCCTGCCGCCCTCCTGGCAGAACGTGGTGCAGTTCATCGGCGTGGATTCGCACTTTTCGAACATCAGCCGCGGCGTCGTGGACACGCGCGACCTGGTGTATTCCTGCTCGCTGATGGCCTTCTTCCTGTTCCTGTCCGCCCAGGCGCTGCAAACGCGGCTGAGCGATCACTCTAAAAAATGGCGGCTCAACCGGGTGCTGTACATCGGCGCCGCCGCCGGCTGTCTGATCGCCCTCAACGCGATTTCCTTCCTGGCCAACGGGCGCGTCGACCTGACAGAAGACAAGCAGTTCACGCTGTCGGAATCGAGCCGCGACCTGTTGCACGAACTGGACGATCAACTGACCATCACCGCCTACTTCTCGCGCGAGCTGCCGCCGCCGGCCAACAACAACACGGCCGTGGTGCGCGACCTGCTCGAGGAATACCGGACGGCGAGCGACGGCAAGGTGACTTACAACTTCGTCGACCCGGATACCCCCGGCAAGGACGGCCAGCCCGATCAGGCGCTGATCGCCCAGGCCCAGGCGGCCGGCATCCCGAAAATCGACATGCGGGCCTTCCGTAAGGACCAGGTGCAGATGGTCAAGGTCTATCTCGGCATCGCGCTGCAATACGGCGACAAGACCGAGTCGCTGCCCGTGGTGCAAAACCTCGACAACCTCGAATACGACCTGACCAGCCGCATCAGCAAAATGCTGCGCGAAAAAACGCCCACCCTGGCCTTCCTGTCCGGCAACGGCGCCTTTACCTCCGCCGAGGGGCTGGGCCGGGTCGCCGGCGCGCTGAAGGACAAATTCACCGTCAAGGACGCGGACCTTTCCAAAGGTGACGAAGCCTTGAAAGACGTCGACGTGCTGGTGGTCGCCGGTCCGAAGCAACCCCTGCCGCAAAACGTCCTCTTCGCGATCGATAATTTCATCATGCAGGGCCATCGGGTCGCCTTCCTGGTGGATAAAGCGATTCTCGACCCGAAATCGCTGATCGGGCGGCCGTTCAGCAGCGGCCTCGAGGAACTCCTCAAGGCTTACGGCGTCGAGTTCAACCCGTCGCTCATCCTGGATCAAAACTCCGAGCGCGTGGCCGTCAGCCGCCAATCGAACGGTTTCACCATCCAGTCCATGGTCCAGTTCCCGCTGATCGTTCACGTTCAGGATTTGGCGAAAGACACGCCGATCACCAAAAACCTCAACGGCTTCGCCCTACCGTTCGCCGCGCCGATCGAGTTGACGCGCAAGGACGGTGTCGAAACGCACATCATCGCCCGCAGCTCGCCGCGCAGTTGGCTGTTCACTTTCCAAGACTCGTTCCTCGCGGATCCGCAGGCCCTGCCGGTGCCGGAGGAAAGCGATTTCGTCGGCCCGCAAAATCTGGTGGTGACCCTGGAAGGCACGTTCCCCAGCGCGTTCGTGGAGCAGCCCCTGCCGATTGCCGAGGACGGCACCTCGCCGGCCGACAACGTCACGCCGAAAAGCGCGCCGACCCGCCTGGCCGTGGTCGGCTCGTCGTGGTGGGCGGCCGACATGATGCCCAATCCGCTCAACCAGCTCCTGTTCTCCAACCTCGCCGACTGGCTGGTGCAGGACGAACGATTGATGAGCATTCGCACCCGCAGCATCGAAAACCGGCCGCTCAAGCCCCTCGGCGACACCGCGCGGGCCGTTTTCAAGTACGGCAACATGCTGGCGCCGCCGCTGCTGCTCGTGGCGTTCGGTCTGCTTCGCTGGCGCTTGCGCCTGCGGAAGAAAAGCCGCGGTCTGTCGGCCTTTCTGCGCACCGGCGGAAAGGAGGAGTAAGCCATGTTGTGGAGACGCACTGCCATTCTGCTGATCGCTTGCGGCGTCCTGACCCTCGTTGCCGCGCTCCTTGCGGCGCTGCCCTCCGGCGGCAAGGGCCCGGAACTGCAATTGCCCGCGGTCGACAAGACCGCCGTGGCGAAAATCACCGTCACCCGCCTCGAAGGGCCGTACTCCCTGGTGAAAACCGGCGAGAAATGGACCGTCGAGCCGGGCGGTTTCCCCGCCGATCAAACGCTGGTCGACCGGGCGCTTGACACCCTGACCGCCCTGCGCTTCGGTCCGACGGTTTCCGCCAAATCCGCCAGCCATTCCAAGTACGAGGTCGAGGACGGCCGGCTGACCGTCGCGCTGCATACCGCCAAGGGGGCGGCCTGGGAATTGATCGTCGGCAAGGACAGCGCCGATAACCGCGGCACCTATGCCCGGAAGGCCGGCGACGACCGGGTCTACGTGGCCCTCGCCCGGCTGCGCGATCTGTTCGGCAAGGACGCGAACCGGTGGCGCGATCACGTCATCGTGAAGTTCGATCCGCAGGAAGCCGCCAGATTGACGGTCGCCG
It encodes the following:
- a CDS encoding ATP-binding cassette domain-containing protein, whose amino-acid sequence is MIAVKNLTKRYGEVVAVDDISFQISKGEVVGFLGPNGAGKTTTMRMITGYLGADGGSVEIDGKPFHDDPAAAKSKIGYLPENNPLYDDMTVLEYLDFVAEMRGMKPAKRASAVQRNVKTYGLTEMAAKDIGELSKGYRQRVGLAQASLADPPIMILDEPTSGLDPNQIIEIRNLIREIGKTKTVILSTHNLGEVEATCSRVLIISGGKLIADDTPEALESRVTVALLYARLKGDGDLAAGLQALPGVAGVEERERDGDWRIFALKVDPRGEVAERVFDLCVANRWKLSELRKESTSLENVFTQMTRR
- a CDS encoding ABC transporter permease subunit; the encoded protein is MARIWALYKKEVRTYFNSPIAYIVLTVLLIGVGYFFFQTFFAGEQATLRFFFRVAAWSFLLFGPAVTMKLLAEEKKTGAIEPLLTLPLREWEVVLGKFFAGWTLLAIYLLITLVYPISIAFIGKLDFGPLAGGYLGLFFLGGTFVALGMFASAISRNQVISLIVAFVIAMMLFVMDLLLPFLPPSWQNVVQFIGVDSHFSNISRGVVDTRDLVYSCSLMAFFLFLSAQALQTRLSDHSKKWRLNRVLYIGAAAGCLIALNAISFLANGRVDLTEDKQFTLSESSRDLLHELDDQLTITAYFSRELPPPANNNTAVVRDLLEEYRTASDGKVTYNFVDPDTPGKDGQPDQALIAQAQAAGIPKIDMRAFRKDQVQMVKVYLGIALQYGDKTESLPVVQNLDNLEYDLTSRISKMLREKTPTLAFLSGNGAFTSAEGLGRVAGALKDKFTVKDADLSKGDEALKDVDVLVVAGPKQPLPQNVLFAIDNFIMQGHRVAFLVDKAILDPKSLIGRPFSSGLEELLKAYGVEFNPSLILDQNSERVAVSRQSNGFTIQSMVQFPLIVHVQDLAKDTPITKNLNGFALPFAAPIELTRKDGVETHIIARSSPRSWLFTFQDSFLADPQALPVPEESDFVGPQNLVVTLEGTFPSAFVEQPLPIAEDGTSPADNVTPKSAPTRLAVVGSSWWAADMMPNPLNQLLFSNLADWLVQDERLMSIRTRSIENRPLKPLGDTARAVFKYGNMLAPPLLLVAFGLLRWRLRLRKKSRGLSAFLRTGGKEE